GGAGAGTTCCGCGGAGTAGTCGCGGAACGATCCGTCGCGCTCGACGTAGACGAGTCGGTCGCCGAACCCGGAGAACGCCCCCGTGGTCGTCGGGGCCTCGCCGGGGAACGGCTCGTCGAGGCGGCGTTTGTAGTCGTTCAGTGCCGTGCGCAGGCGCATGCTTGAGAGAGAGCGGAGATCATTCATAACACCTGTGATGGAGGCGAGTCTTAATACCACCCGTAGTACCCGAGTGAGAAAGCTCTTTTACGGCGTCCCGAGAGGGAATACGTAGAGATGGACCACCCAGGACTACCCAGGTTTCTCGCCGTCGGTGAGACGACGGAACTCGCACCGCGTGACCCAGACCCCGCCGTGACGTACCGCTGGGAGATCTCGGACAGCCCCGACGACAGCGCTGTCGAACTCGAAGACGACGAGGCTGTCGTCTCCTTCACACCCGACGAACCCGGCGAGTACACGGCTTCGCTGTCGACGCCCGAGACGACCCATCACCTCACGTTGCGCGTGTTCCCCGCCGACATCGCGGTCGCGAGCGGCGGGACGGGGACCAGCGGGTACGCTGGTGGCTCCGGATTCTCGGGAGCCAGCGGTATGAGCGGCTTCTCGGGTAGCCAGAGCGGGAGCGCCCGGTCGGGTAATCTCGCCAGCCAGGGTGACCGGCAAGCCCGTCCCCGGCTGATGCTCGGCGGGGAAACCGAGGACGGTGTAGTGACGGTCCGGGCGACGGTCAAGACGACTCCCCGCGGGGACGAGGACGACGAGACGCTCGCCGTCGAGTTCGTCGTCGACGACCGTGACCCCACCCCCGAGGACTTCGAGACTGACCACCGGACCGCGACGTTCTCGCTGGACTCGATCGACGAGCCGGTCCGGATACGTGCGGTGGCGCTCGGCGAGCAGTATAGCGTGCCCGACACCGTCCGCGTCCATCCGGACGGGACCGTCGAGAACCTCAACGAACCCCCCGAGTGGAGCACGGGGATGACCCTCTACGAGGTGTACGTCCGGGGCTACAAGGAGGCCGACGGGGACCAGTCGGTCTTCGAGGTCATCCAGGCGAACCTGGACGAGATCCAGGACCTGGGGGTCAACACGCTCTGGCTCACGCCGATCCTCCAACACGACGGCTACGACCACGGCTACAACATCACCGACTTCTTCTCGGTCGCCGACGACCTGGGGACCGAGGCGGAGTTCGAGGACCTCGTCGCGGCGGCCCACGACCGGGACATGCACGTCCTCTTCGATCTGGTGTTGAACCACTCCGCACGCGACCACGAGTTCTTCCAGCGCGCACAGGCCAACGATCCGGAGTTCCGTGACTACTACGAGTGGCAGGAGGACGGCTCTCCCGGCACCTACTTCGAGTGGGAGTACATCGCGAACTTCAACTACCGCAACCTGGAGGTCCGGCGGCACCTGCTCGACGCCGTCGACAAGTGGGCCGAGTACGTCGACGGCTTCCGCTGTGACATGGCCTGGGCCGTCCCGGACCCGTTCTGGCAGGAGATCCGCGAGCGCCTGCGCTCCCGGGACGGCGAGTTCCTGTTGCTCGACGAGACCATCCCCTACATCGCGGACTTCCACGACCTGGCCTTCGACATCCACTTCGATACGACGCTGTATTTCACGCTGCGCCAGATCGGTCGCGGCGACGCCCCGGCAGACGATCTGACCGAGGCCTACAGACAGCGCGCTGTCACCGGCTTCCCCGACCACGCCGGTTTCATGCTCTACATCGAGAACCACGACGAGACCCGCTACGTCGAGGAGTGTGGGCGCGACGCCGTCGAGGCCGCCGCCGCCGCGCAGTTCACGCTGCCCGGCGTCCCGATGATCTACGCCGGCCAGGAGATCGGCGAGCGCAACCGCCGCGGGAAGATCCACTGGGAGCACGCTCAGGAGGACCTCCGGGAGTACTACAAGCGCCTGACCAGTGCCCGCAACGCCATCCCGGCGCTCCAGTACGAGGGCGACTACGAGGAGATCGAGTACCAGGCCGACAGCGAACAGGTCGTCGCCTACGCCCGCGAGGCCGACGAGCGCTACGTCGTCGCACTGAACTTCGGCGAGGACGACGCGACGGTTTCGTTCCCCGCCGAGTCCGTCGACGCGACCGATGCGGTGTCCGGTGACGGCGTCGACACGGCCGACGGTGACGCGACTGTCGACAACGTCGTGGTCCTGCCAGCAGGAGAGTAACACTGGGATGCCGGAGTACACCACTATCGAGGACGCGACAGCGGCGCTGATCGAGTCCCAGCGGGAGATGCTGGACGCTCACGACGACCGGTTCGAAGCCGCGAAGGAACTGACGACACGCCTCGGTGCCCACTGGCGAGACGGGCGCGCCGAGTTCGGCTTCTGGACGCCCCAGCTCGTCGATGAGGTGCCAGCGGGCGAGGTCGAACTCGAACTGCTCACCGCCGAGGAGTCGGTCGACCTGACCGCCGACGAGCAGCAAGTCACGTTTGACCGACAGTTCGTCGACACGCGGCGGGAGGGAGAGTTTACCTGGACGGCCGTCGACGGGCCGCGTCCCGGCACGCGCGAACAGCTCGGGACGCTCTATCGGCTCAGTTACGAGGCCGACGGCGAGCGCGAGACGATCACCGATCCCTTCGCCGATTCGGTGCCATTCGGCGCGTACGGGCCA
Above is a window of Haloarcula halophila DNA encoding:
- the malA gene encoding alpha-amylase MalA, which encodes MDHPGLPRFLAVGETTELAPRDPDPAVTYRWEISDSPDDSAVELEDDEAVVSFTPDEPGEYTASLSTPETTHHLTLRVFPADIAVASGGTGTSGYAGGSGFSGASGMSGFSGSQSGSARSGNLASQGDRQARPRLMLGGETEDGVVTVRATVKTTPRGDEDDETLAVEFVVDDRDPTPEDFETDHRTATFSLDSIDEPVRIRAVALGEQYSVPDTVRVHPDGTVENLNEPPEWSTGMTLYEVYVRGYKEADGDQSVFEVIQANLDEIQDLGVNTLWLTPILQHDGYDHGYNITDFFSVADDLGTEAEFEDLVAAAHDRDMHVLFDLVLNHSARDHEFFQRAQANDPEFRDYYEWQEDGSPGTYFEWEYIANFNYRNLEVRRHLLDAVDKWAEYVDGFRCDMAWAVPDPFWQEIRERLRSRDGEFLLLDETIPYIADFHDLAFDIHFDTTLYFTLRQIGRGDAPADDLTEAYRQRAVTGFPDHAGFMLYIENHDETRYVEECGRDAVEAAAAAQFTLPGVPMIYAGQEIGERNRRGKIHWEHAQEDLREYYKRLTSARNAIPALQYEGDYEEIEYQADSEQVVAYAREADERYVVALNFGEDDATVSFPAESVDATDAVSGDGVDTADGDATVDNVVVLPAGE